The sequence TAAAATTAAAATTAGTGATACGATATATATTATTACATAACTCACAAATACGTTTTGCTTTATATAAGTCATGGAATACAAAGGCTATATGTGGTTTTTCGTTATATTGTGTAAGAGTTGCAGTTTTTGTTTCGCCATCCCATCCGACTTCACAGCCAAGGGTTTCTGCTGTTTTTCTAAGTGGAATGTAGGTGGTACCGTTATAAAGAATATTATCAGCATATACATAAGTTCCATTAACATTAAGGTTAACAGAATTAAAATTAACAGTAATTGTTTGTGCCTGACCGTCTGCAAGTGTAACTGCGTTAAATAACAGGCTAAAGATTGTTGTTATAAATACGATTTTTGCTTTCATATGTGCAAACCTCCAATAAATTTAGTAAGAAAATTATAACATATATTTTAATAATACGCAAGTGCGTATACGCAAAAATGCAAACTGGTTTAAAATATCTTTAAGAGGTGTTTTAAAATGGATGTTAAAGATATAGTTGTAAAAAGATTTGATGAGTTATTAAGAGAAAGAAATATGAAAATAAATGAACTTGCCAATGCATCAGGAGTTACACCGTCAACTGCTTATAGTATGATGAGTGAATGTAGAAGAGATGTATCTATAAAAACTATAAAGAAATTTTGTGATGGCTTGGAGATAACTTTAGGAGAATTTTTCTCAACAGAAGATTTTGATAATTTAGAGCAGGAAATAAAATAGAAGTATATAGTAAATATCAATGAATTGCATCTTTGATGCTTTATGTGGCACACTCCGTAAGGAAGTGTGCCACAGTTATATTCGGCTTACGCCGAGTGATATTGCTACGCAGTTATATTTGAACTTCGTTCAAGTGATATTTGCTTCGCAAGTTTAAGGGCGAATATAATATCACTTATTATTTTTAATATTGCGATTTATACCTTATTAGAACTTACTATAAAAAAATGTGCTTGCATATGATACAAGCACATATAAAATATAATTTATTTTTCTTTTTTGCGCGTTATGGGGAATTTTAACATCCCCACCCCTTTATTTGGCGTATTCAACAGCCCTTGTCTCACGCACCACATTAACTTTAATCTGGCCCGGATATTCAAGTTCGCTTTCAATTTTTTCTGCAATTTCTCTTGCTACAACAATCATTGTTTCATCATTAACATCTTCAGGTTTAACCATAATTCTGATTTCTCTACCTGCCTGAATTGCAAATGTTTTTTCAACGCCTTTAAATGAAGAAGAAATTTCTTCAAGTTTTTCTAAACGTTTAACATATGTTTCAATGTTTTCTCTTCTTGCACCAGGTCTTGCAGCAGAGATAGCATCTGCAGCCTGAACGATACAAGCGATAACAGTTTCAGGATCAACATCTCCATGATGAGATAAAATAGAATTTAAAACAACCTGATCTTCGTTATATTTTTTAGCAATATCAGCACCAATCATAACGTGAGAGCCTTCAACTTCATGAGTAACAGCCTTACCGATATCGTGAAGTAAACCTGCTCTTTTAGCAAGAACAACGTCAACCCCAAGTTCTGCTGCTATAATTCCTGAAATGTGGGCAACTTCGATTGAGTGTTTTAAAACATTCTGACCGTAACTTGTTCTGTATTTAAGTCTTCCAAGAAGTTTAACAAGTTCAGGATGAAGACCGTGAACACCAACTTCAAATGTAGCAGATTCACCTGCTTTTTTGATAGTTGCTTCAACTTCTTTCTGCGCTTTTTCAACCATTTCTTCAATTCTTGCAGGATGAATTCTTCCGTCAGAAATAAGTTTTTCCAAAGATAATCTTGCAACTTCACGTCTTACAGGGTCAAAGGATGAAAGAATAACTGCTTCAGGAGTATCATCAATGATAACGTCAACACCTGTTGCTGTTTCTAATGTTCTGATGTTTCTTCCTTCTCTACCTATAATTCTTCCTTTCATTTCATCGCTTGGAAGAGTAACTGTTGCAACTGTAACTTCTGCAACATGGTCTGCAGCACATCTTTGAATAGCAGATGTAATAATATTTCTTGCCTTTTCGTCTGCCACTTCTTTTGTTTCATCTTCAATTTCTTTAATTCTAAGAGCCGCTGCAACTCTGACTTTGTCTTCGATATTTTTCAAAAGGTAAGTTTTTGCTTCTTCAGCTGTAAGTCCTGAAATTTTTTCAAGAAGTTCTAACTGTCTTCTCTGAATTTCAGCAACATATTCTTCTTTTTCTTCTAATTGTTTTTGTTTGTCTTTTAAATTTTCTTCTCTTGATTCTAAATTCTCAATCTTTTTGTCAAGATTTTCTTCTTTCTGAAGTAATCTTTTTTCTTGTTTCTGGATTTCGCCACGACGTTCTTTAATTTCTTTTTCAAGTTCTGCTCTGCTCTTATGTATCTCGTCTTTAGCTTCCATAAGCTTTTCTTTTTTCATATTTTCAACGGTTTTATAAGAGTCATTAACAATTCTCTTTGCTTCTTCTTCTGCACTTTTTATAGAACTTTCCGCAATCTTTTTTCTATATGAAATGCCCAGCCTGAAGGCTATTATACCAATTATTAAACTAACGCCGGCAGCAATCCCCATAACTAAACCTAAGTTTTGCATAAGTATTGCACCTCCTATGTTACTTTGCTTTGGCTTTTATGCCTGTTAAAATTTTTAAGAAAAATATCATAAATATATTGAAAGGTAGTATAGTGTTAAAAACACCACTTTCCCATAATATAATTTAACTTACCATTTTTATTGTAATATTTTTTATGCTTACTGTCAAGTTATATTTATATTTAATACAAGAAAAATATGGATGAAACTTATTTTGAAAATTAAAATCTAATAAAGTGTGAACTTGATTTTTTGAAATTTATTCAGGCAGAATCTTCTTTTGAATAAATTTTAATTTTAAGTTTGACAGTTAACATAATACAATACATATGTAAACTTAGTAATTAAAAATCTTTTAATATATAATGGTGTAATACAAAAGAGATATAATTATTTCGTTTATATTATGTAAACTAAATTAAGGGAGGATTTCTTTTATGAGAAAGTTACAAAGATGTATTGCCTTTTTACTTGTATGTATAATGGCATCTTCATTCATGCCGGCTATGGCTTTTAATATAGCCGAAGACGTTAAAGGAACAAAGTACGAAGAAAGCGCTTATGTTCTTGGTGCTTTGGGAATTATGGTAGGGGATGCCGGAACAGGCAACTTCAGACCGGAAGATAGTATTACAAGAGCAGAATTTGCAAAAATTGCAGTTGTAATGACAGGGCTTAACGATGCTGCAAGTTCATCTAAGGGCATTTCAAAGTTCCCTGATGTAGCGGTTGACCACTGGGCAAACGGTTATATCAATGTTGCTTCAAGCCAGAACCTTGTTATCGGGCGTACAGACGGAACATTTGACCCTGAAAGCAAAATAACATATCAGGAAGCGATGACAATTTTAGTAAGAGCATTAGGTTATGAACCTGCCGCTTTATCCAAAGGTGGATACCCTACAGGATATCTTGTAGTTGGTGTTGAAACAGGAATTGCAAAAAATGCAGTATCTAATTACGAAGAACCTGTTAAAAGAGGAATTGTTGCAAATATGACAAACAATGCTTTAACAGTTAAACTGATGGAACAAACAGGCTTTGGCTCAAATGTTAAATACGAAATAGTTGACAAAACTATCTTAAAAGACAAATTAAATGTTGAAAAAGGCGAAGGCCAGATTACAGCCAACGGTTTTTCAACTCTTGATTCTGATTCAGGGCTAAGTAAAGAAGAAGTTATAATAAACAAAGAAACTTTTAAAATCGGAAATTCCAACGCAGACACACTGCTTGGATACTATGTAGACTACTACGCAAAAATTGAAGACGACAAAACAAAAACAATCATCCTTGCAATAGCAGATTCATCTAAAAAAGATGCTGTAACTGTTGAGGGCGAAAACATTGAAAGTATTAATGCACAAGAATTTAAATACTGGGTTGACAAAGAAAAAGACTCAAGACCTGAAAGCATTAAACTTGCCGATAAACTTTATATGATATATAACGGTGTAGGTATGAATTTAGACTTATCCGTTATAAAAAACACATTAGCAGGAACTGTTAAATTTGTTGAAACAACAGGCGACCAGAAATATGATGTGATTTTTATAGACGAACTTACAAATATTGTTGTTGAAGATGTTATCGAGGGAAGTTATAAAATTATCGATAAATACGGTAACGATTCATTAACAGTTGACCCATCTGATGATGCATACCATTTCACAATGGTTGACAAAAATCTTAACACAGTTGAATTTAAAGACTTAAAAGAATGGAACGTATTATCTTATACAGTTTCCAAAGATAAAAAACTTATAAGAATTATAGTTTCAAATGATTTTGCAGAAGGTAAAATTACAGAAATGTCAGAAGATAAATTCACAATTAACGGTAAAGAATATAAAGTTGCCGACAATTATAAAACACCTTTAAAACTTTTAGACGAGGGTATATTCTATCTTGACGCATTCGGAAAGATTGCAGCAGTAGAAAAGAAATCAAACACAGACTCAGCATATGCGTACCTTATAAGTGCAGGTGTAACAGGTTCTCTTGAAGAGGTTGCTAATTTTAAAATTTTAACAACTGATTCAAAAGTTCAAACACTATCAGCCGAAGAAAAAATTAAATTTAACGGTAAAAACGGAACTTATTCAAAAGATGTTGTCGATGTAGTAAAAAAAGACGGAAAAACAACATCTCAGCTTATCAAAATAAAAACTAACGCTTCAGGCAAGATTTCAGAAATCGAAACTTACGAAGACAAAACATCAGGAAACCTTTATATAGACGAATATGATTTTATAAATAACTTTAAAGGCAACGATGTAGTATTTAAGGCAAACTCGTCTAAATTAGGACAGTTTAATATAACTGATGAAACTATTGTATTTGATATTCCTGAAAATTCAAACGACCCTGACGATTACACAGTAAGGGATAAGAAAATGTTTGAAAATGACTCAAAATATAACGTGCTTGTATTTGACGTTACAGAAGATATGACTGCAAAAGCAGTTATTGTAACAAACTCAGACGGTAAAACAAACGAAGAAGAACCGTTGTTTGTAATTTCTAAAATCACAACTTCAAGAAATGAAGACGGCGATGAAATTAAAAAGGTATACGGTGCGTATAACGGTGAAATGAAAACATTTGTAACTGACGGCGATGTTCTTCTAAAAAAAGATTCAGGAGCACTTAAAGCAGGAGATATTATAAGAGTAAGACTTAACTCAAACGGAGAAATTGAGAAGTTTGACTTAGTATTTGATATAGATGCAAAAAACACTGAGTTTTCAAAAACTATGGGAGATAAAACTGAACTTATCTACGGTAAAGTAGCAAGAAAATTTGCAACAAGCATCAATGTTACTGTTAACGGAGGAGATGCTCATAACTACTCTCTAAACGGTGCAACAGTTTACTCTTATGAAAACGATAAAATCTCTGTAGCAACAACTGCTGATATAGAAAGATTTGACGAAAACAACCCTGCAAAAGTTTTAATAAGAATTTACGACAACAAAGTAGAAGAAATAGTAATTGTAAAATAATTCAACTTTAAATACGGAGTGAAATTTTCACTCCGTATTTTTTTATCTCATAGAAAAGTCGGTGTTTAAAAGTTTTGGCTTTCTAACACCGACTTTTTGTATCGTGTATTCATATATAGAAAAAAAGGGGGATATAATATAATTAGTCGAAAATATTGTATTTTATTTTATTTGTGATAAAATAAATACAGACGGAGGGGATAAAATGGAAACAAAAAAATTATTTGATTTAGATAAAACTATTGCAAAAGATTTGCTTATAAAAACAGATTATGCCTGGGAAATATTAAGCGAAATAAGCGAGTTTATAAAAAAAATAGGAGAAACACTTCCAAAGGATAAGTTTGAAAAAACAGGAGAGGATATCTGGATTGCAAAAAGTGCATCCGTTGCGCCAACTGCAAGTCTTAAAGGTCCTCTGATTATAGATGAAGACGCAGAGGTAAGGCATTGTGCTTTTATAAGAGGAAGCGTTATAGTAGGAAAGGGTGCAGTTGTTGGTAATTCCAGCGAACTTAAAAATGCCATTCTTTTTGATAAGGTGCAGGTTCCCCATTATAATTATATAGGCGATTCCATTTTAGGTTATAAATCTCACTTTGGGGCAGGGGCGCTTACATCCAATGTTAAAAATGATAAAAAACCTGTCGTTGTAAATAAATGCGGCGAAAAATTTGAAACAGGTCTTAAAAAATTCGGGGCAATAGTAGGAGATTTTGTGGAAGTAGGTTGCCATACTGTTTTATGCCCCGGAACTGTTGTGGCAAAAAACACCAGTATATACCCTCTTTCTATGATAAGAGGATATGTAAAAGAAGATTCAATATATAAAAACAATGGCAGCATAGTTAAGAAAATAGAGGAGCAATAAAAATGGGAAAATATTTTGGAACAGACGGATTCAGAGGCGAGGCAAATGTTAATCTTACCGTGGAACACGCTTTTAAAATAGGTAGATATTTAGGCTGGTATTATGGTAAGGAGCATAAATGTAAAATTGTTATAGGAAAAGATACACGCCGTTCAAGTTATATGTTTGAATATGCTTTGTCTGCGGGTATTACTGCAAGTGGTGCAGATGCTTATCTTCTCCACGTTACAACAACACCGTCTGTATCATATATAGCAAGAACTGAAGATTTCGATTGCGGCATTATGATTTCAGCAAGTCATAACCCTTATTATGACAACGGAATAAAACTTATAAATAACCGCGGAGAAAAAATGGCAGAATCAATAATCTTGGATATCGAAGCATATCTTGACTCTAAAACTCCTGAAATTCCTTATGCAACAGGCAGCGGAATAGGAAGAACTGTGGATTATGCTTTGGGAAGAAACTGTTATATAGGTTATCTTATCACTCTGGTTACAAGATCTTATAAAGGCATTAAAGTTGGGCTTGACTGTTCAAACGGAAGTACCTGGATGTTAGCCAAAAGCATTTTCGACACTTTAGGTGCAGAAACCTTTGTTATAGGAAATCAGCCTGACGGTCTTAACATAAACCTTGACTGTGGGTCTACCCATATAGAAAACTTAAGAAAACTTGTTCTTGATAATAATCTTGATATAGGCTTTGCCTTTGACGGAGATGCAGACAGATGCCTTGCTATTGACGAAAAGGGAAATATTCTTACAGGAGACCATATTTTATATATCTACGGTAAGTATATGAAAAAGAACGAGATGCTTATAAAAAATACTATCGTTACAACAATTATGTCTAACTTCGGTTTATATAAAGCACTTGATGAAGCGGGAATTTCCTATGTTAAAACAGATGTGGGCGATAAATATGTATACGAAGCAATGGCAAAAGACGGATATGTTTTAGGCGGAGAAGAATCAGGGCATATAATTTTTTCTAAATATGCCACAACAGGCGATGGCCTTATAACAGCAATTAAAATAATGGAAGCATATATCGAAAGTAAACTTCCTGCATCTTTACTTGCCGACGGTTTTAAAGTTTTCCCTCAGATAACCAAAAATATAAAGGTTAAAGATAAAGATTTAGTGCTTAGTGATGAAGATATTATAAAGGAAGTTACACAGATAAAAAATACTTTAGGCGATGACGGAAGAATTTTAGTAAGAAAAAGCGGAACAGAACCCGTTATAAGAGTTATGGCAGAAGCAAAAGAAGAAAATCTTTGCCATGAATTTGTTGACCGTGTTATTGACTTAATAAAACAAAAAGAATATAATATTTAAAAATTGGGGTAGAAAAATTCTACCCCTATTAAAATTTGCTGGTGTGGCTCAAAGGCAGAGCAGAGGTATCGTAAACCTCAGGTTGCAAGTTCAATTCTTGTCACCAGCTCCAAAAAGAAACGACAAGTTTTGCCTTGCCGTTTTTTCAATGAAATAAATCCTTTCAGGATTTATGAAATACACTTCGTGCGTGAAATATTGCTTCGCAATATGAAATACTCCTGCGGCGTGTGATAAAGGATTTATTTTATTTCACAGAAAACTTTAGTTTTCTATTTCACAATTTGCGAAGTAAATTATTTCACATCGAGCAAAGCGAGATATTTTACTAAAAATATAAATATCCTTATGGTGCGGCTTTCCTAAAAAGAAACGACAATTTTTACTTGAAAGTTGTCTTTTCTTTTTACTAAAATTACAGTTCGTTTTTAGCGCAGAACTACTGCGCTTATACGCTTGACAACTTTTGCAAATAGGTGTATAGTAATATAACTTAAGATTCATACATTAAAAGGAGCACTTATGACGGAATTTTTATATTTATTGCTTGTAATAATTTTACTACTTTTAGCAGTAAATGGAAGGCTTATATACATAAACCGAAAACTTTCAGATAGGATTAAAGAGAATAATGATGCAAAAGATCTTGAAACTCTTGCGTTTACCGATGCGCTGACAGGAGTATATAACAGAAATGCATATAATATGCATATACAAGATTTGCAGAAGTTCAATAACGAGCTTGATGTTGGAATTATGCTTTTTGACATTGATAATTTTAAGGAAATCAATGATACAAAAGGCCATCTTGCAGGAGATGAAGTTTTAAAATTTGTCGCAGGATCTTTAAACAGTATTTTCCCACAACCTCAGAATGCAGTCTATCGTATAGGCGGAGACGAGTTCGCTGTTATTGCAAAAGATACTACTGAACAAGAAGTTATAAATT comes from Clostridia bacterium and encodes:
- a CDS encoding helix-turn-helix transcriptional regulator gives rise to the protein MDVKDIVVKRFDELLRERNMKINELANASGVTPSTAYSMMSECRRDVSIKTIKKFCDGLEITLGEFFSTEDFDNLEQEIK
- the rny gene encoding ribonuclease Y translates to MQNLGLVMGIAAGVSLIIGIIAFRLGISYRKKIAESSIKSAEEEAKRIVNDSYKTVENMKKEKLMEAKDEIHKSRAELEKEIKERRGEIQKQEKRLLQKEENLDKKIENLESREENLKDKQKQLEEKEEYVAEIQRRQLELLEKISGLTAEEAKTYLLKNIEDKVRVAAALRIKEIEDETKEVADEKARNIITSAIQRCAADHVAEVTVATVTLPSDEMKGRIIGREGRNIRTLETATGVDVIIDDTPEAVILSSFDPVRREVARLSLEKLISDGRIHPARIEEMVEKAQKEVEATIKKAGESATFEVGVHGLHPELVKLLGRLKYRTSYGQNVLKHSIEVAHISGIIAAELGVDVVLAKRAGLLHDIGKAVTHEVEGSHVMIGADIAKKYNEDQVVLNSILSHHGDVDPETVIACIVQAADAISAARPGARRENIETYVKRLEKLEEISSSFKGVEKTFAIQAGREIRIMVKPEDVNDETMIVVAREIAEKIESELEYPGQIKVNVVRETRAVEYAK
- a CDS encoding S-layer homology domain-containing protein, translating into MRKLQRCIAFLLVCIMASSFMPAMAFNIAEDVKGTKYEESAYVLGALGIMVGDAGTGNFRPEDSITRAEFAKIAVVMTGLNDAASSSKGISKFPDVAVDHWANGYINVASSQNLVIGRTDGTFDPESKITYQEAMTILVRALGYEPAALSKGGYPTGYLVVGVETGIAKNAVSNYEEPVKRGIVANMTNNALTVKLMEQTGFGSNVKYEIVDKTILKDKLNVEKGEGQITANGFSTLDSDSGLSKEEVIINKETFKIGNSNADTLLGYYVDYYAKIEDDKTKTIILAIADSSKKDAVTVEGENIESINAQEFKYWVDKEKDSRPESIKLADKLYMIYNGVGMNLDLSVIKNTLAGTVKFVETTGDQKYDVIFIDELTNIVVEDVIEGSYKIIDKYGNDSLTVDPSDDAYHFTMVDKNLNTVEFKDLKEWNVLSYTVSKDKKLIRIIVSNDFAEGKITEMSEDKFTINGKEYKVADNYKTPLKLLDEGIFYLDAFGKIAAVEKKSNTDSAYAYLISAGVTGSLEEVANFKILTTDSKVQTLSAEEKIKFNGKNGTYSKDVVDVVKKDGKTTSQLIKIKTNASGKISEIETYEDKTSGNLYIDEYDFINNFKGNDVVFKANSSKLGQFNITDETIVFDIPENSNDPDDYTVRDKKMFENDSKYNVLVFDVTEDMTAKAVIVTNSDGKTNEEEPLFVISKITTSRNEDGDEIKKVYGAYNGEMKTFVTDGDVLLKKDSGALKAGDIIRVRLNSNGEIEKFDLVFDIDAKNTEFSKTMGDKTELIYGKVARKFATSINVTVNGGDAHNYSLNGATVYSYENDKISVATTADIERFDENNPAKVLIRIYDNKVEEIVIVK
- a CDS encoding UDP-N-acetylglucosamine pyrophosphorylase; amino-acid sequence: METKKLFDLDKTIAKDLLIKTDYAWEILSEISEFIKKIGETLPKDKFEKTGEDIWIAKSASVAPTASLKGPLIIDEDAEVRHCAFIRGSVIVGKGAVVGNSSELKNAILFDKVQVPHYNYIGDSILGYKSHFGAGALTSNVKNDKKPVVVNKCGEKFETGLKKFGAIVGDFVEVGCHTVLCPGTVVAKNTSIYPLSMIRGYVKEDSIYKNNGSIVKKIEEQ
- a CDS encoding phosphoglucosamine mutase, with the translated sequence MGKYFGTDGFRGEANVNLTVEHAFKIGRYLGWYYGKEHKCKIVIGKDTRRSSYMFEYALSAGITASGADAYLLHVTTTPSVSYIARTEDFDCGIMISASHNPYYDNGIKLINNRGEKMAESIILDIEAYLDSKTPEIPYATGSGIGRTVDYALGRNCYIGYLITLVTRSYKGIKVGLDCSNGSTWMLAKSIFDTLGAETFVIGNQPDGLNINLDCGSTHIENLRKLVLDNNLDIGFAFDGDADRCLAIDEKGNILTGDHILYIYGKYMKKNEMLIKNTIVTTIMSNFGLYKALDEAGISYVKTDVGDKYVYEAMAKDGYVLGGEESGHIIFSKYATTGDGLITAIKIMEAYIESKLPASLLADGFKVFPQITKNIKVKDKDLVLSDEDIIKEVTQIKNTLGDDGRILVRKSGTEPVIRVMAEAKEENLCHEFVDRVIDLIKQKEYNI
- a CDS encoding GGDEF domain-containing protein gives rise to the protein MTEFLYLLLVIILLLLAVNGRLIYINRKLSDRIKENNDAKDLETLAFTDALTGVYNRNAYNMHIQDLQKFNNELDVGIMLFDIDNFKEINDTKGHLAGDEVLKFVAGSLNSIFPQPQNAVYRIGGDEFAVIAKDTTEQEVINSLINLRRLFDNKSDLRISNGYSIINKNAISAFKYADEMLYADKFSKK